Proteins from a single region of Styela clava chromosome 1, kaStyClav1.hap1.2, whole genome shotgun sequence:
- the LOC144428322 gene encoding uncharacterized protein LOC144428322, producing the protein MTIMQSRMNIMKASGDMMISPLTTTKKWRSEYYLNPSIIQKPKQECWLSTQSSPCILSLFETKHVEYQKIMEKMVSEPIVMTQDQAIVPIMETRSYPNLRSLESLQLEDDILGLSDQKSVHDPKPQAVALPIPNYPEEIFLSYEYCSNVAEILNVMVDELIDECLERARTEEAMEAKLKPMKMENEPINTRRNHRRVHPQQKAKGKKASKFLKCLLFPFARCLGLHRKH; encoded by the exons ATGACAATTATGCAGTCGAGAATGAATATTATGAAAGCTTCTGGGGATATGATG ATCTCACCACTAACGACAACCAAAAAGTGGAGAAGCGAGTACTATCTCAATCCATCAATCATTCAAAAACCGAAGCAGGAATGCTGGCTGAGCACTCAAAGTTCACCTTGCATCTTGA GTTTGTTCGAAACGAAGCATGTCGAATATCAGAAAATTATGGAGAAAATGGTTAGCGAACCTATCGTGATGACGCAAGATCAGGCAATTGTTCCGATAATGGAAACACGCAGCTATCCGAATTTAA gATCTTTGGAAAGCCTGCAACTGGAGGACGACATTCTTGGATTGTCTGATCAAAAATCGGTTCATGATCCTAAACCACAAGCAGTCGCCCTACCCATACCGAATTATCcggaagaaatatttttatcgtaTGAATATTGCAGCAACGTAGCGGAAATTCTCAACGTGATGGTTGACGAACTCATTGACGAATG CCTTGAGAGAGCAAGAACAGAggaagcaatggaggcaaaactGAAACCCATGAAAATGGAGAACGAGCCAATCAACACAAGACGTAACCACCGACGTGTTCATCCTCAACAGAAAGCAAAGGGGAAGAAAGCAAGCAAGTTTCTGAAATGCTTGTTATTCCCATTTGCGCGATGCTTGGGTTTACATCGCAAACATTAa
- the LOC144428286 gene encoding uncharacterized protein LOC144428286, translating to MEKMVSEPIVMTQDQAIVPIMETRSYPNLRSLESLQLEDDILGLSDQKSVHDPKPQAVALPIPNYPEEIFLSYEYCSNVAEILNVMVDELIDECLERARTEEAMEAKLKPMKMENEPINTRRNHRRVHPQQKAKGKKASKFLKCLLFPFARCLGLHRKH from the exons ATGGAGAAAATGGTTAGCGAACCTATCGTGATGACGCAAGATCAGGCAATTGTTCCGATAATGGAAACACGCAGCTATCCGAATTTAA gATCTTTGGAAAGCCTGCAACTGGAGGACGACATTCTTGGATTGTCTGATCAAAAATCGGTTCATGATCCTAAACCACAAGCAGTCGCCCTACCCATACCGAATTATCcggaagaaatatttttatcgtaTGAATATTGCAGCAACGTAGCGGAAATTCTCAACGTGATGGTTGACGAACTCATTGACGAATG CCTTGAGAGAGCAAGAACAGAggaagcaatggaggcaaaactGAAACCCATGAAAATGGAGAACGAGCCAATCAACACAAGACGTAACCACCGACGTGTTCATCCTCAACAGAAAGCAAAGGGGAAGAAAGCAAGCAAGTTTCTGAAATGCTTGTTATTCCCATTTGCGCGATGCTTGGGTTTACATCGCAAACATTAa
- the LOC144425255 gene encoding uncharacterized protein LOC144425255 codes for MTIMQSRMNIMKASGDMMISPLTTTKKWRSEYYLNPSIIQKPKQECWLSTQSSPCILSLFETKHVEYQKIMEKMASEPIVMTQDQAIVPIMETRSYPNLRSLESLQLEDDILGLSDQKSVHDPKPQAVALPIPNYPEEIFLSYEYCSNVAEILNAMVDELIDECLERARTEEAMEAKLKPMKMENEPINTRRNHRRVPPQQKAKGEKASKFLKCLLFPFARCLGLHRKH; via the exons ATGACAATTATGCAGTCGAGAATGAATATTATGAAAGCTTCTGGGGATATGATG ATCTCACCACTAACGACAACCAAAAAGTGGAGAAGCGAGTACTATCTCAATCCATCAATCATTCAAAAACCGAAGCAGGAATGCTGGCTGAGCACTCAAAGTTCACCTTGCATCTTGA GTTTGTTCGAAACGAAGCATGTCGAATATCAGAAAATTATGGAGAAAATGGCTAGCGAACCTATCGTGATGACGCAAGATCAGGCAATTGTTCCGATAATGGAAACACGCAGCTATCCGAATTTAA gATCTTTGGAAAGCCTGCAACTGGAGGACGACATTCTTGGATTGTCTGATCAAAAATCGGTTCATGATCCTAAACCACAAGCAGTCGCCCTACCCATACCGAATTATCcggaagaaatatttttatcgtaTGAATATTGCAGCAACGTAGCGGAAATTCTCAACGCGATGGTTGACGAACTCATTGACGAATG CCTTGAGAGAGCAAGAACAGAggaagcaatggaggcaaaactGAAACCCATGAAAATGGAGAACGAGCCAATCAACACAAGACGTAACCACCGACGTGTTCCTCCTCAACAGAAAGCTAAGGGGGAGAAAGCAAGCAAGTTTCTGAAATGCTTGTTATTCCCATTTGCGCGATGCTTGGGTTTACATCGCAAACATTAa
- the LOC120339073 gene encoding sulfotransferase 1B1-like, which yields MFSVLIATVVLLVSIVVYVGYKMKTMKSIDRIALETKIWLPINKFYCMIGVMERMRPKENHIITGNNGVTIPMPFPDWGVVTKEFYKFEIRENDIIVSTYPKAGTTWMQEITWLICHNADTITSKKSRIDLRVPFYEYVDPYNYPTGSKCLEDWPTDKQRIIKTHVPFDLLPKEFQQKRKGKMIYVARNAKDVCVSFHHFLSINPTVTPPGTWAEFFQKYCTGDVPYGSWFSHVLQYWKKYEEQGNEKYIYFTTYETLKQDLRGEVAKISKFLGKDLTDQQMDIIANHCTMDNMRNNKSTSNLHLIDPKQGKFMRKGQVGDWKNHFTLNQNEAFDEMYEERMKGSDLHIPFEI from the exons ATGTTTTCTGTATTAATTGCAACTGTGGTACTGCTTGTTAGTATCGTTGTTTATGTAGGGTACAAAATGAAGACCATGAAGTCGATAGACCGGATTGCTCTAG AAACAAAAATATGGCTGCCAATCAATAAATTTTACTGCATGATCGGCGTAATGGAGAGGATGAGGCCAAAAGAAAATCACATAATAACCGGTAACAACGGAGTCACGATTCCCATGCCCTTTCCAGATTGGGGAGTGGTCACAAAAGAATTCTACAAGTTCGAAATCAGAGAGAATGACATCATAGTATCGACGTATCCAAAAGCAG GAACAACATGGATGCAAGAAATCACGTGGTTAATTTGTCATAATGCCGACACCATAACGTCAAAGAAAAGTCGCATTGATCTACGAGTACCATTTTACGAATACGTCGACCCCTATAATTATCCAACCGGAAGTAAATGTCTGGAAGATTGGCCTACTGATAAGCAAAG AATAATAAAGACGCATGTGCCCTTTGACCTCCTACCAAAGGAATTTCAGCAGAAGAGGAAAGGCAAAATGATTTATGTTGCACGAAATGCAAAGGATGTTTGCGTCTCCTTTCACCATTTTCTCAGTATTAATCCCACAGTTACCCCACCAGGAACTTGGGcggaattttttcaaaaatactgCACCGGTGATGTTCCGTATGGAAGTTGGTTTTCGCACGTGCTACAATACTGGAAG AAATATGAAGAACAAGGCAatgagaaatatatttatttcacaacATATGAAACGCTGAAACAAGATTTGAGGGGCGAAGTTGCAAAGATTTCAAAGTTTCTAGGAAAGGATTTAACTGACCAACAGATGGATATCATTGCTAACCATTGTACGATGGACAATATGCGAAACAACAAAAGCACAAGCAACCTGCATCTCATTGATCCGAAACAGGGAAAATTCATGCGGAAAGGCCAGGTTGGAGACTGGAAAAATCATTTTACGCTGAATCAAAATGAGGCATTCGATGAAATGTACGAAGAAAGAATGAAAGGGAGTGATCTCCACATTCCATTTGAAATTTGA